The Pan troglodytes isolate AG18354 chromosome 1, NHGRI_mPanTro3-v2.0_pri, whole genome shotgun sequence genome includes a region encoding these proteins:
- the HDAC1 gene encoding histone deacetylase 1 isoform X3, with protein sequence MKPHRIRMTHNLLLNYGLYRKMEIYRPHKANAEEMTKYHSDDYIKFLRSIRPDNMSEYSKQMQRFNVGEDCPVFDGLFEFCQLSTGGSVASAVKLNKQQTDIAVNWAGGLHHAKKSEASGFCYVNDIVLAILELLKYHQRVLYIDIDIHHGDGVEEAFYTTDRVMTVSFHKYGEYFPGTGDLRDIGAGKGKYYAVNYPLRDGIDDESYEAIFKPVMSKVMEMFQPSAVVLQCGSDSLSGDRLGCFNLTIKGHAKCVEFVKSFNLPMLMLGGGGYTIRNVARCWTYETAVALDTEIPNELPYNDYFEYFGPDFKLHISPSNMTNQNTNEYLEKIKQRLFENLRMLPHAPGVQMQAIPEDAIPEESGDEDEEDPDKRISICSSDKRIACEEEFSDSEEEGEGGRKNSSNFKKAKRVKTEDEKEKDPEEKKEVTEEEKTKEEKPEAKGVKEEVKLA encoded by the exons CGCCCTCACAAAGCCAATGCTGAGGAGATGACCAAGTACCACAGCGATGACTACATTAAATTCTTGCGCTCCATCCGTCCAGATAACATGTCGGAGTACAGCAAGCAGATGCAGAGAT TCAACGTTGGTGAGGACTGTCCAGTATTCGATGGCCTGTTTGAGTTCTGTCAGTTGTCTACTGGTGGTTCTGTGG CAAGTGCTGTGAAACTTAATAAGCAGCAGACGGACATCGCTGTGAATTGGGCTGGGGGCCTGCACCATGCAAAGAAGTCCGAGGCATCTGGCTTCTGTTACGTCAATGATATCGTCTTGGCCATCCTGGAACTGCTAAA GTATCACCAGAGGGTGCTGTATATTGACATTGATATTCACCATGGTGACGGCGTGGAAGAGGCCTTCTATACCACGGACCGGGTCATGACTGTGTCCTTTCATAAGTATGGAGAGTACTTCCCAGGAACTGGGGACCTACGG GATATCGGGGCTGGCAAAGGCAAGTATTATGCTGTTAACTACCCGCTCCGAGACGGGATTGATGACGAGTCCTATGAGGCCATTTTCAAGCCG GTCATGTCCAAAGTAATGGAGATGTTCCAGCCTAGTGCGGTGGTCTTACAGTGTGGCTCAGACTCCCTATCTGGGGATCGGTTAGGTTGCTTCAATCTAACTATCAAAG GACACGCCAAGTGTGTGGAATTTGTCAAGAGCTTTAACCTGCCTATGCTGATGCTGGGAGGCGGTGGTTACACCATTCGTAACGTTGCCCGGTGCTGGACATACGAGACAGCTGTGGCCCTGGATACGGAGATCCCTAATG AGCTTCCATACAACGACTACTTTGAATACTTTGGACCAGATTTCAAGCTCCACATCAGTCCTTCCAATATGACTAACCAGAACACGAATGAGTACCTGGAGAAGATCAA ACAGCGACTGTTTGAGAACCTTAGAATGCTGCCGCACGCACCCGGGGTCCAAATGCAGGCGATTCCTGAGGACGCCATCCCTGAGGAGAGTGGCGATGAGGACGAAGAAGACCCTGACAAGCGCATCTCGA TCTGCTCCTCTGACAAACGAATTGCCTGTGAGGAAGAGTTCTCCGATtctgaagaggagggagaggggggcCGCAAGAACTCTTCCAACTTCAAAAAAGCCAAGAGAGTCAAAACAGaggatgaaaaagagaaagacccAGAGGAGAAGAAAG AAGTTACCGAAGAGGAGAAAACCAAGGAGGAGAAGCCAGAAGCCAAAGG GGTCAAGGAGGAGGTCAAGTTGGCCTGA
- the MARCKSL1 gene encoding MARCKS-related protein, translating to MGSQSSKAPRGDVTAEEAAGASPAKANGQENGHVKSNGDLSPKGEGESPPVNGTDEAAGATGDAIEPAPPSQGAEAKGEVPPKETPKKKKKFSFKKPFKLSGLSFKRNRKEGGGDSSASSPTEEEQEQGEIGACSDEGTAQEGKAAATPESQEPQAKGAEASAASEEEAGPQATEPSSPSGPESGPTPASAEQNE from the exons ATGGGCAGCCAGAGCTCCAAGGCTCCCCGGGGCGACGTGACCGCCGAGGAGGCAGCAGGCGCTTCCCCCGCGAAGGCCAACGGCCAG GAGAATGGCCACGTGAAAAGCAATGGAGACTTATCCCCCAAGGGTGAAGGGGAGTCGCCCCCTGTGAACGGAACAGATGAGGCAGCCGGGGCCACTGGCGATGCCATCGAGCCAGCACCCCCTAGCCAGGGTGCTGAGGCCAAGGGGGAGGTCCCCCCCAAGGAGACccccaagaagaagaagaaattctctTTCAAGAAGCCTTTCAAATTGAGCGGCCTGTCCTTCAAGAGAAATCGGAAGGAGGGTGggggtgattcttctgcctcctcaCCCACAGAGGAAGAGCAGGAGCAGGGGGAGATCGGTGCCTGCAGCGACGAGGGCACTGCTCAGGAAGGGAAGGCCGCAGCCACCCCTGAGAGCCAGGAACCCCAGGCCAAGGGGGCAGAGGCTAGTGCAGCCTCAGAAGAAGAGGCAGGGCCCCAGGCTACAGAGCCATCCTCTCCCTCGGGGCCGGAGAGTGGCCCTACACCAGCCAGCGCTGAGCAGAATGAGTAG